The Coregonus clupeaformis isolate EN_2021a chromosome 37, ASM2061545v1, whole genome shotgun sequence sequence aatatagtatatacatatgaaatgagtaaaacagcaTGCAAACGTTAtttgtgttccattattaaagtgaccagtgattccatgtctatgtacagtacatagggcagcaacctctaaggtgcagggttgagtaaccaggtGGAAGTTGGGGAAGATTGAACTGAACCTTTCATAACTCCTCATTTGACATGTTTGTGACATGGTAGAGCTTCTGGATGTGTTTTGCCCTTGCTGTCTCTTTGCGGGGTATTTGCAAGGTATGTGTTTTGCCCTTGCTGTCTCTTTGCGGGGTATTTGCAAGGTATGTGTTTTGCCCTTGCTGTCTCTTTGCGGTGTATTTGCAAGGTATGTGTTTTGCACTTGCTGTCTCTTTGTGGGGTATTTGCAAGGTATGTGTTTTGCCCTTGCTGTCTCTTTGCGGGGTATTTGCAAGGTATGTGTTTTGCCCTTGCTGTCTCTTTGCGGGGTATTTGCAAGGTATGTGTTTTGCCCTTGCTGTCTCTTTGCGGGGTATTTGCAAGGTATTTGTTTTGTCCTGACAGCTGCTAGGCTCCCATGGTGAGGATTATTTTGTGTGAAGATAGCTTTGGGATATTACAGCGGGAGGTTGTCGTTGTTATGCAATATAAACAGAAATTAAATCGATATCATGTTAATGTTGTTGTTATCCCCTTATCGATTCCATGCATGTCAGGTGGCATCATGTTTATGTATGATCAGTGTGATCTAACTATCTGCTTTCAATTAGTGTTTTGGGAACCAGCCAGGTTGTGATGAGCGACTCACTGGATTAGTTTAGACTTTTGTCAGCTCAGGTTAAAAAGGCATGCTTTTAAATCAGACATCCAGACACATAGTCAAAGCAGGTTTGGTGCCTATTGTGTGTTCCGGTATTGTTGAGTCCCTAGTGACAGAAAATATTGTTTATGCATACAAATGCCACTTTTCATGTAAGTGTTATGAAGAAGTTATAAGGACTTTATGTATGTATTTCGTgtcacaaacaaaaaaaaaaaaaaatctgactgGCTGGTAAGATGCTCTTGTTTAAGTTTGATTAACCTGGTACTTAGTAGGTTGGTGATTGCTGCGCTCCTCCGACTGTTCCTTCTTCTCTAGGTAGCTTAAGAGAGAGAATTAAAATTCCACTCTCCACATGTGCTTTGGTCACATGCCATAAGCCTTCACAGTGTAAAAAACCCTTATAAAATCCTAAAGTTACATAATTTTTAAACGCTCAGCATGAACAAACTATACGGTCAGCTTAGGTTATTCATTATTGGGTATAGTGTTAAAGAATGGAGCTACTGTAACCAGAGCTCTGTTGGCATTAGTTGCAAACTCAACCAATGCCAAGAGCTATTCCTCAACTCTATTCCTCAACTATTCCTCAACTCTATTCCTCAACTGTATTCCTCAACTCATCCTGTATTCAGTGTTTTGATTTAATCTTGTTTTTCTTTAGGGATTAATGTCAGTGCTCTTAAATTCAGTCACTGGTCTTAATTTCAAAATGGAATCAACAAAGCTCATTATTGTGGCACACACTGAGGAGACAAAACATTAATAACACCTGCTATTTCTATGACAGACTGatcaggtaaatccaggtgaaagctatgatcccttattgatgtcacttgttaaatccacttcaatcagtgtagatgaaggggaggagacaggttaaagaatactTCTTAAGCCTTGCGAcaaatgagacatggattgtgaatgtgtgccattcagagggtgaatgggcaagacaaaacatttaagtacctttgaacggggtatggtagtaggtgccaggcgcaccagtttgagtgagttaagaactgcaacactgatggattttcacgctcaacattttcccatgtgtatcaagaatggtctaccagccaacttgacacaactgtgggaagcattggagtgaacatgggccagcatccctgtggaacgctttcaacaccttgtagagtccatgccctgacgaattgaggctgttctgagggcaaaagggactcaatattaggaaggtgttcctaatgttttgtacactcagtgtatatacactgctcaaaaaaataaagggaacacttaaacaacacaatgtaacttcaagtcaatcacacttctgtgaaatcaaactatccacttaggaagcaacactgattgacaatacatttcacttgctgttgtgcaaatggaatacacaacaggtggaaattataggcaattagcaagacacccccaataaaggactggttttgcaggtggtgaccacagaccacttctcagttcctatgcttcctggctgatgttttggtgacttttgaatgctggcggtgctttctaggatgtgttattttagtgttcccttaatttttttgagcagtgtactatgTGCATGTCAAATAAACCAGTCCAGTCCTATACCTGCATATATCCTGAAGAACAGTTTGTCAGTGCAATGTTGAAACTCACACTGTTCTTTCTCCTTTTATTTTTAGATGTGTGTCAATCTTCTTTGTGGAGTTCCAGATGCACTTTGATCAGGACTACTCTGGCACGGCCTGGATCCACTCGCTAGTCGACTGCACCACCTTCCTCTTTGGTGAGAGAGTCAGCCATGACTAGGGGATTTCCTTATCAGCAATTTGAACACCTTGAGTGTCCCTGTTTATTCAATGAAACAGTATTTATATATGTATTGTCTGGGTTTAATTAATTCTCAAGTTATTTATGATTTCTAATTATCTCTGGGGCCTGAGGAAATTCTACCTCACAAACAGATTCACAAGCATAAAAGCACAGATTAAGTGAACTACTAGTGCACTTTATACGCACAATACATTCAAAAGGAATATATGCCCCTAATAGTTGTGATTGGGAGGTGACGCATTATGATAAGAAATGTGTCTACCCAAATATACGCCTTTCCTTATCATGAAATGGCAAATcttgatacattttacatttttagtcatttagcagacgctcttatccagagcgacttacagttagtgaatacattttttaaatttttttatactggccccccgtgggaatcgaacccacaaccctggcgttgcaaacgccatgctctatcaactgagctacatccctgccggccattccctcccctaccctggacgacgctgggccaattgtgcgccgcccatgagtctcccggtcgcggccggctacgacagagcctggattcgaaccaggatctctagtggcacagttagcactgcgatgcagtgccttagaccactgcgccactcaggagacgtgTGAACACAGAAACCCGGATCCAGTTCTCCTTGCATGAACATTATGCAGTGATTAGGACTGCCCAAGGAGACCCCAAAAATCACATTtctggagagagaaaaaaatctgttTTTCCCCCGACGTAATAGACAACGCATAAAATGTGTGGTTTGTATCACCGGAGTCTCTTATATGTCACATGAACATTTCAAGTGATTATACTTCTCCAAAAAGGAATATCTTTCTTTGAAAATGTACTCAGGCATCTCTGGACATATTATGAGCATTTTGCATGCATTGAATCTCAGACACGCACATTTTTGACAACGTACTAGACTTTGGGAGTAGCAGATTTCCGTTTTTACAGGACAATGAGATCAGCCATTTTCAGGTGTAATTGTTGATGGTGTAATTACAAAGATTGGCCACCAGGTGGTGCCAAAAGTGTTTATTAGGATCTCTTCGGCTGCGTTTAGACagccagcccaattctgatattttttccactaattcatcttttgaccaatcacatcagatcttttcacatcagatattgTTTGagatgatctgattggtcaaaagaccaattagtgaaaaaacaaaacagaatttGGCTGCCTGTGTGAACGCAGCCTTCTTAAAGATAGTGGGTTCCTTTTTATGTATTGTTCGTATACAGACACTTTACCAGGTGTTTAAAGACATTGTGACACATATATATAAAGGCGTTGGGCTTTAAGGGTGAAAAGGAAAACAAACCGATTCACATGCACAAAACCACACACTAATTCAGATTATTAGTACACAGCATATATGCCCAATAAACTCAAAAATAACATGTGCCCTTAATAAGTAAGATTAGAAGATGGAGCATTAGGATAAGATAATTGTCTACCCAAGCCTATCCTAATCATGACATGGCAATCTTGATACACCTGATGTAACTTTGCAAAAGGAAATTACATAATCTGGAACATTGACATGAACTTTGTACCCCTCAGCTGTTGTAAAAGTTGTGTGAGGGCTGTCTGGGCACATGCAGTGCAGTCTGGGCAATAAttgtttttatgagcatggccttatttgtattacagcatattggatgactgtcattcatattccattcacccagctcaatgtaacatcgataggtataggctactatatgatactctaattttccctgtacccatcatgaggttgctacaacctagcctatgaatgacagtttacaacgtaggtgcacaggtcgtgAGAACAattagagtaatcaaggtgacagacagtgacacattcaacactgccttgcacactcttgcctgcatctatctgatctagggtgtaataattagtccaacagttgcaaatgtgagtttctgttggacaaattcaggtatgtttatccctattttgttctgtttgcttccgtttaagaaatatttttcaacagaattggcagaatgaatacacccctgatcacacgcaaacacagttcactttcatagcagccacataaaaacagcttgttgtatatataattccttctcgcaactatctacgcgctctcctcctctcaccttttccctttgcttgtggacttcagtggacaacacatcagctgtctgtgaccaggcaaaaaaaactttccaagccaaaccttcatatcatgaccgctaaccactacacacagcctacaccgttgtcacatcatagtcaacatagctactagaactaaagcgttagtaaacccgctacactcatcctgtgtggctcagttggtagagcatggcgcttgcaacgccagggttcccacgggggaccagtatgggaAAAAAgttagaaaatgtatgcactcactactgtaagtcgctctgaataagagcgtctgctaaaatgactgaaatgtaaatgtaaaaataatgcattacagtgtacagtcagaaagtttaacagttacaccggcgggccccggtggtaataaattaataaaaccaaatgcttaccttgacttggaagagttccagtgttggatagccttagccagttagctaacatagcatccctctctgtttgagctgggtgtttgagtaggctaaaagtgaaagttttaaaaaatacaaccaaatatatatctctctctcactcaatttcaatgtaagggctttattggcatgggaaacatatgttaacattgccaaagcaagtgaagtacagtggggaaaaaaagtatttagtcagccaccaattgtgcaagttctcccacttaaaaagatgagagaggcctgtaattttcatcataggtacacgtcaactatgacagacaaaattagaaaaaaaaatccagaaaatcacattgtaggattttttatgaatttatttgcaaattatggtggaaaataagtatttggtcaataacaaaagtttctcaatactttgttatataccctttgttggcaatgacacaggtcaaacgttttctgtaagtcttcacaaggttttcacacactgttgctggtattttggcccattcctccatgcatatctcctctagagcagtgatgttttggggctgtcgctgggcaacacagactttcaactccctccaaagattttctatggggttgagatcaggagactggctaggccactccaggaccttgaaatgcttcttacgaagccactccttcattgcccgggcggtgtgtttgggatcattgtcatgctgaaagacccagccatgtttcatcttcaatgcccttgctgatggaaggaggttttcattcaaaatctcacgatacatggccccattcattcgttcctttacacggatcagtcagtcctggtccctttgcagaaaaacagccccaaagcatgatgtttccacccccatgcttcacagtaggtatggtgttctttggatgcaactcagcattctttgtcctccaaacacgacgagttgagtttttaccaaaaagttctattttggtttcatctgaccatatgacattctcccaatcctcttctggatcatccaaatgcactctagcaaacttcagacaggcctggacatttactggcttaagcaggcggacacgtcttgcactgcaggatttgcgtccctggcggcgtagtgtgttactgatggtaggctttgttactttggtcccagctctctgcaggtcattcactaggtccccccgtgtggttctgggatttttgctcaccgttcttgtgatcattttgaccctacggggtgagatcttgcgtggagccccagatcgagggagattatcagtggtcttgtatgtcttccatttcctaataattgctcccacagttgatttcttcaaaccaagctgcttacctattgcagattcagtcttcccagcctggtgcaggtctacaattttgtttctggtgtcctttgtcagctctttggtcttggccatagtggagtttggagtgtgactgtttgaggttgtggacaggtgtcttttatactgataacaagttcaaacagatgccattaatacaggtaacgagtggaggacagaggagcctcttaaagaagaagttacaggtctgtgagagccagaaatcttgcttgtttgtaggtgaccaaatacttattttccaccataatttgcaaataaattcataaaaaatcctacaatgtgattttctggatttttttttctcaatttgtctttcatagttgacgtgtacctatgatgaaaattacaggcctctctcatctttttaagtgggagaacttgcacaaatagtggctgactaaatacttttttgccccactgtagatagtaaacaaaagtgaaataaacaataaatattaacagtaaacattacactcagaagttccaaaagaataaagacatttcaaatgtcatattttgtatatatacagtgttgtaacaatgtgcaaatctctctctctctctcttaatttgttcaaaattgttaaattattgtctttctctctgagtcaactactcaccacattttatgcactgcagtgctagctagatgTAGCGTATGcattcagtactagattcattcacTGATCTTTTGATAGgctggacaacatgtcagttcatactgcaagagctctgataggttggaggacgtcctccaaaagttgtcataattactgtgtaagtctatggaagggggtgagaaccatgagcttcttaagttttgtattgaagtcaatgtacccagaggaggacaggagctagctgtcctccggccaCGCCATAGTGCTACTCTACAGagggctgttgaggctactgtagaccttcattgcaaaacagtgtgttttaatcaattatttggtgacgtgaataaaTTGAGtacagttttatctaaaaatgataactttttaaaaatgtttcactatttttatgaaattcactgaggaggatgctcctccccttcctccactgatGGGGATTCCACAGTCCCTTGGAAACAGCTGTTGATGATAAGAGATATAATAATATTTTTAGTCATATTGAGACTAAAGTCTCTTTTGCAAATGAGCCATGCACAATACAAAAAACCCCCACATCAATAGACAATTATAGATAAACATAAATATACATAATATACACATTcagatacaaaacaaaacacaatcaattaaaacaaacacattcttcattaTAAAAATCCTCTGTCAGCTGTCTGACTTGCCCTAGGGACACCAATGCATCCAATCGAAAGCTAGTTTGTTTGTTTTGCCACTTTATTAGATTGAACAGGGTCGTATACATCCTGATGCATTTTTTTTTACTGATATTCAAGGATTTACATCAAATAATTAAACTTGGCCCTGATTTATCATTAGCCTGGACTTACATAGCATCTGTGCCAGAGTGTGTTGGACTTTTACAAGCGGTTGTTTATTGAGCCATTTGCAGTTTCACTGTACTGGCCGTGTGTACTTAGACTTGTATGCCTTAATCTTTGAGTCAAACATATGCTTCTGGCCTGCTCTGAACTTTTATGTCAATAACAGGCTTGATGTGTGTTACAATGGATTGTGTCCCAGCTACATCCAATCCAAGCGATAAGTCTGTCACATTTTCTTCTTGATCTGAGGACGATAACTATATTGATCCCTATGTATTGTTTCTCCAGCTCCTCTTGGCAGCTTCATCGGGAACCGTCTGTCCACCCAAGCCACTGTGATCATGGGAGGCGTCCTGTCCTCTGCAGGCCTGATCCTCAGCTCCTTCGCCACCAGTCTGGAGTACCTCTACCTCACCCTGGGGGTCCTCACAGGTACGTCTCTCACTGGAGATATCATCACATTTGTTGTTATGACTTTGGCACAAGAGGGTGCTGTTGCATTATGGATACTTGTGTTGACTCTTAGTGACGGAACGCAACTGTATCTGTCATGACTCCATCCCCAACTCTCTCCTCGTAGGGTTGGGATTTGCCCTCAGCTACACCCCAGCGGTGGCCATGGTTGGGTCCTATTTCAACGAGAGGAAAGCACTGGCCTATGGGATGGCAATGTCTGGGACTGGCATTGGGACCTTCATCCTGGCCCCTGCTGTTCATCTCCTGATTGAACGCTACTCCTGGAGGGGGGCCCTGCTTATTCTGGGAGGGTTTGTGTCCAACCTGTGTGTCTGCGGGGCCCTTATGAGGCCCCTGGTGCCTAAAGGGAGAGGACAGAGGCAGCACAAGACAGCAGAGCTTGAGAATGGGTATGCCATCCTACTGGTGGATGCCAAGCTAGCAGAGGGGAAGGTAATGGACACAACACTTCCAGGCTTAAAGCCGTTGGACCCCAATACAGAGGTTGTGAATGTAACAGATGTGAAGATTGAAACGGATAAACTTGCAGAAATTAAACTCACTGAAATGAAACTAGCAGAGGCACTCCTTGCGAATGTACAACTAGCTGACTCGAGGCTGGCAGACATGACGATAGTAGAGGGCATGGTTGTGAATGTGAATAGTGCATTAACAGAGAAAATGCTTGAAGAGATCAAGCTAGCGGATCAAAATCTAGCCAACGGGAAGCTAAAGGACATTAAACTAATGGAGAATCTTGTCATCGGTAGCCAGCTAGCTGATGTTAAGCCTGTGGACACAAAGGTTGCTGATGCAAAACTAGCGGAGTTAGTAGATGCCAAGGTTCTGGCTGGCCTGGCTGCCCCTGGGCCAATGGGTCCTCTGGCAGGGCCTAAGCTGGGAGGGTGCTTCTGCCTGCAGTCAATGGAGGAGTTTAGCTTCCTGCTGATGCCTGACTTCATGCTGCTGTCCGTGTCCTTCCTGTTCCTGGCGTACGGCTGCAGTGTGCCCTTTGCCTACCTGGTGCCTTATGCCCTCAGTGTGGGGGTGGAGCACCAGCAGGCTGCCTTCCTCATGTCCATCCTGGGGGTCACCGGAATCGTAGGAAACATCACGTTCAGCTGGCTCACTGACAGGAAGTATGTCACATGTATAGAATAGTttgcaccccccacacacaccattTTTCTATAGCATCACCCATATAGACTGTAGCCAtagtcaaaatattttttatgatGCTTTCAAAACTATGGTCTTGGGCCTGTCACCTACTGCATGGCCACATTCTCTAGTGTTGTAACGTACTGCTAGCTAAGTCTGAGTTCCCCTCTCGTAGGTGTGTGAAGAAGTACCGGAAAGTGAGCTTCATGTTTGCTGTGGGTATGGAGGGTCTGTCCTGCCTCCTGATCCCTCTGCTACGTTCCTTTACCCTGCTGGTGCCTTTCTCCATGCTCTATGGGTATT is a genomic window containing:
- the LOC121553650 gene encoding monocarboxylate transporter 12-B, whose protein sequence is MTPVGKNPRGAPVAPPDGGWGWMVVAGCFLVTICTRAVTRCVSIFFVEFQMHFDQDYSGTAWIHSLVDCTTFLFAPLGSFIGNRLSTQATVIMGGVLSSAGLILSSFATSLEYLYLTLGVLTGLGFALSYTPAVAMVGSYFNERKALAYGMAMSGTGIGTFILAPAVHLLIERYSWRGALLILGGFVSNLCVCGALMRPLVPKGRGQRQHKTAELENGYAILLVDAKLAEGKVMDTTLPGLKPLDPNTEVVNVTDVKIETDKLAEIKLTEMKLAEALLANVQLADSRLADMTIVEGMVVNVNSALTEKMLEEIKLADQNLANGKLKDIKLMENLVIGSQLADVKPVDTKVADAKLAELVDAKVLAGLAAPGPMGPLAGPKLGGCFCLQSMEEFSFLLMPDFMLLSVSFLFLAYGCSVPFAYLVPYALSVGVEHQQAAFLMSILGVTGIVGNITFSWLTDRKCVKKYRKVSFMFAVGMEGLSCLLIPLLRSFTLLVPFSMLYGYFDGAYTALIPVVTSDLVGSSYLSSALGVVNFLHAIPYLVSPPIGGWLVDWTGDYTAAFFLSGFSLILSPLFLASVMLIQRCWRTQTYSTSDVDSKFASLKNDQMDLPTYKAAHDEPKLAGTVPAC